CTGAGGGCCGGCTGCAACCCATGGCAACCGTTTCCACAATGTCTGTCCTCATTTTGAGGCATCAGGACTTGAAATGTCCTCTGTACTGTAGTCTTATACCAAATGAGTCTGAGCACCTCAGACTTCAGTCGATACACAGAACTATGCAAAATACTGGACCAGATATGCATCTGGTTATATCTGTCAGTATTAAAGAAGAGTAACTAAACTGTTTCTCTTAGACAATACATTAAAGCCTTTGAACTCAAGTAAATAATTACAAATACAAAGATGTACATAAACTAGTCtgcatttcaacaacaacaaaaagctaTAAAAGAAGCTACAATTCATTCACAGTAGCGGTAAGCTGCCTTGAGGTGCCAGAATGATCCCAAAGACATAGAAAAGTCCCATCAGGAGGTTGAGCTTGGCTGTCATTTGGGGGATCTTGGAATAGCACTGGCTGCGGAACTGCCTCTCTAGGGGGAAGGCCATGGGCAACGTGAGCAGGGGCAGGGCCATGCTGATGGTGTAGTGGGTGGCCAGGATGCAGAAGAGCACATAAGGGACAAACAGCAGGAGGTTGAAGAGGATGTAGGACAATGTGGGCCCAATGAGAATGGCCAGAGTGACGATGCCCGCCTGTTTGTCAGAGTCCATGTCTCTGGTATTGTTGCTGTGGAGGATAGCCTCTGTGTTGAGGGCCAGTGGGACGGCGTAGACCAGAGGCAGGACAGACAGGTAACCCACCTGCACAGCGTGGGCAAACATGACCGCCAGGGGGCCAAACGTGATCAGGATCACCACGTCCCCCAGTGCCACATACTTAAGACCAATGCCTGGAAACAGGACAAGGAAGGTATCGTAAGAATCTGGATATTAGTGTGTGTACTTGTAAATAAAGCGAGGGAAATAATGTCAGTACATTTTGAAACAGGTTAATGCCAAGCTCACCTCCCGTGTACAGAAAAGAGCTGGAGAGCCCTCCAAAATAAATAAGGGCCAGATGCTCCATCCTCAACGTGGAGAGAAAGTAGAGCAGGGTGGCACACAAGCAGCCCAGAGAGTAGAGCAGCGCTCCGAACATGACCACGTCCTGCGGCGCCAGGATCTCATCCACCAGAGTCCTATCGTCGCTCTTCTTGTGGTCAATCCCTTTGGAGAAGTCATAGTAAGTGTTAACCAAATTCCCTGCCCCGTGCACCACCAGCACTGCCACGGCACACACCATGAGGATGACCAAGTCCACAGAGCCCTCCAGCTTGTAGGCCAGGGCACTGCCCAGAGCCACCGGTGTGAGGGAGGCGCTGAAACTCCACGGCCGCAGGGCCAGCACATAAGCAGCACACTTGTACCTCATGTCGCGTTTGACTCTGGCCCTCCCCGAGCTTCGCTGGTCGGCAGAGTGATTCTGCAGAGTGTCATtcaaaccggtgtgccttgtCTCACTATGTCCATTCAATCCAGCCAAAACAATTGTCTCTGTACTGCTTGGTTTCTGCCCCACAGCCATACCTCTGCCAGGGTCCACAAAACAAAGAAACAGAAGGTAAACCTGTAACAAAATTACAGAGGTCACACATAGAATGTAATTTATGTACAATGAACATCTCATTTAATGAAAAGTGCATCAGAATACAGGCTCTTTAAGTTATTGAACACCAGTATGGAGTAGTTTTTGTATGGTCCGTCATAATTGAAGGGTTGCAAGAGCGTGAGACCAGAATGTTTTGCTGTTGTTGAGCAGGATTAACGCGTGCTACTACATGCTAAAAGGTAGGTAGCAAACGAGTCTGTTTATTTCCAGTAGTTCCCGAGTAGCTAGATATGCTAGTAGGATCACCTGAATTTCAATGCACCATGTTGTGAATTGTACAACACACCTGTTGGATGGTCACATTGCTTGCTCCCTACAACCTCGCAAAATTGGCATTTAAAGCATTGCGCTGCTGGATAGTCAACTACATAGATTAAAGGATTAAAGCTAACTGTCCAGTGTGCTATTAGCAAGCCAAAAACCAGGGCCAAATTAAATGTCCTAAACCAGACTTTACCTGTTTTATGTATCCGTTATCTGATAAAATATTTCACGCCATGTAACAACATATTTATGTAACCGCTACCTAACCACAGGGCTGACCCTACTCCATTGGTAAACTTGCTACGTGTCAATTTCGAGAATATTTCACTGGCTGATCACAGTTAACCCTGACGGACGACATTTCGTCCAACCCTATTGAGTGAGTGCAGACGTAAATAGGCGCCGTTAGAAACACACTTCAATGTGATCTGCGTTCCGGGTGTTGTAGATGACATGTGCAAGAAGAAGCCTTTCCTCAATAAgaacatttaaataaaataagaaaaataTCTTGAAAAATGTGGGATTATAATATCGCTTATTTTTACACTCGCACCAACGGATGTATTAGAAATACTAAGGCAGGCCAGGAAGTTATTGATTCTCTGGTGGTGGTTCAGTGCGATCTCTCACTATCCCACCCAGATTCGTAAACGGGGGAAAACGTTAAACTAAATTCAGACCATCATCGCAGGGCAAATACCATActccaggggtgtcaaagtcaaatggacggagggccaaataaaaaatttagctacaagccgagggccggactgttcgaatgttcattgaaaattttttaaattacgcatatagtctagtgaacctaattgaacctactgaaaacctaacaaatatattccaatatgatcagataaataaagcaatattttcttatggctctgtcagtaatctttcattttcaacagacacaaaagacaaatttcctttatataaaaatccccataacatgaacattaaatgaaagaaaccggtattcaaggcaccatcagtagcctatattttctattttagcaaaagtgggctaaatttacttcaaagaaaaaaacaataatagcaattttctatcatccactcaactgaaatatttttaaaatataattggattgaaatacaataaaataaagtgcaaaaatctattaatcaaaaacaacactttgtttaaggagaagtaacatgcagtgaaaacaaatattaaactttaacttttaaacttgaactgagtaaaaactctaaatatgtgattgcacagtaatgttcacttgtttgaggttgagggtgatacttggtggtgtcccatcttttccacaagttcatcaatgttcggggtaaggctctgagctgaggaaatcctcagaattgagtggaggtgttcagcagtaagtcgacttctgtgtgatgttttgttcaagttcatcaaagaaaacagttgttcacacaggtatgtgctgccaaacatagacaacgtttgagcagcctggatgcgcagctggggcattgtgtcggggaggaaacgggcgaactccgcagcacccactgccgcatattttgccctcagtgcatcattgcattggaggtcaatcaactccatttggaggtttggtggtgagctttccacgtcaacagcaaatgggttaccgagcagttccaacctgcttttttgtgcttcaaagtcagcaaatcggcgtcgaaagtcagcggcaagcatacctattttatcagccaactgtgcgctcgggaacgcactggtagagagcttctctttcatggtctggcagctgggaaagtggctcaaattttctttccgcatctgcgtctcccacagagtcagtttggttttaaatgccttcactgtactgtacatatcagagatgacacgatcccgaccctgcagctgcaagttcattgcattcagatgactcgtaatgtcacacagaaaagccatttcacacagaaacatttcgtctcggagttgtgttgtgtctttccctttgctgtccaagaacagacaaatctcctcacgaagctcgaaacatctttgaagcacctttccctggcttagccatcgcacctctgtgtgataaggcaaatcaccatgctccgtttctaactccgtcagaaatgccttgaactggcggtgattcaaacctttggctctgataaagttaactgtgcgcgtgatgatgctcattacatgctccattttcaaggctttaccgcacaacgcttcctggtgtatgatacaatgataagctgtcagctcacctgtcgcgttttcctcttgcatcttttcccgtatcttcgcaaccagtccgctcctgtgtccacacatcgcaggtgctccgtcggttgtcaaacccacaagtttttcccaaggcagctccatctcatttacacatcttgacacctcttcatacaaatcatgccccgtagttgtgccatgcataagacgtaaagccaaaaactcctctgtcacgcttaggctggagtccactccgcggatgaaaattgacaactgggcaatgtcagaaatgtcggtgctctcatccacagccaaggaatatgcaatgaaatcttttccctttttcacaagctgctcttttagattgatggacaactggtctactctctcggcaatggtgtttctgctcagactcacatttaaaaagagttgccttttttctgggcaaacttcgtcacaaactttaatcatgcagtttttgatgaaatccccctccgtaaatggccgggctgatttagcgatctcttctgccaaaataaaactggccttgacagcagcctggccttgtgatttggcttttttgaacagagcctgtcgagatttgaggcctcgttttaattcctctgccttttgtagcctttgttccatgtccatattcttgtttttgtccgcgtgtttcgtttcataatgtcgtctcagattatactctttcagtaccgccacactttctccacacagaagacacacaggttttccagctacctccgtgaacaaatactccgactcccaccttgtttgaaacccccggttctcagtgtccaccttccgttttgccatttttgatgggtatctgaaagttaattttactgtgatgctgacaactgctgtgccaataaatattgaaatgaagcagcctactgctcggtgcgtcaccgttgcattgtgggaaatgtagtattggtgcgtgtaaaagatctgcgggctgccggcttgctgcggtctgcgggccggttctaataacaaatcaagatcatcccaggggccgtaaaaaaccttctcgcgggccggatgtggcccgcgggccttgactctgacatatgtgccatACTCTCTTAAAAAACACTTGTGAAGCAATTTGTTTTCGAATCACTTTTGAACGTTGCTGAATACGAATGCAGCCCAGACTCAAATTGCTTGTTTTGGGCCTTCACAAACGCACGAGTTTTACACAGATATGTAGAATATATGCCTATCAGCATAGGCCTACTGACATACATTTTCACAATTATTTTGATGTAGGTAATTTACTCAAATTAAAATATACTTTGAGAAATATTTGTTGCTTGCATCAGGCACCTGTCACAGATAAACCCGTTTCCTATGCAAATTAGAGCAAAAAAATATTGCATTTTTAATTAAGAGTCAGAAAATATTTAAATAAGGTTCAATAAAAATGAAAGTCAACCTATTGCCCTATGCGTATTCCTCAGCTAAAATGAGAGACCCACACATAGGTATTTGAGCAGccctacattttttaaaatccatgATCAAATCTCTGTTATGAACTTCTGGATTAATAAGCATGGAAAAATAATAGTTCAATCAAAATTTAAGATTGTCGACTACGTGCAACTGGTATCCTTTCCATTTAAACTTGTCAAACTCTGACCTCCATTTAAAGTAATGTGAAACCATTTGGCAGACTGCGGAATAGCGCTGCGGCCGAAGGTTGTATAGAAAGCTGCAACGTTTAACACCGTTATCCTCCGTTATCCTCAATTTAAAATTAATTTGTCAAATAAAAGGATGCATTGGATGGCCATTGATATCCATGCGGATATATGGTGGTGAAATTGACCAGTCTGTCTTTGTGTAGGGATTTTTTTAATGGAAGGTGATATCGCAACGATGGTGTGTCAGACGTTCAGAAGTTTACAAAGAGGCGACTTCAGTGCTCTTCTGCTGGCTGTGGCGGTGCTTGGGATTCTGTTTGAAGGGATGCAAGAAACCACGGCGTGTCCCACCTGGAGAATAGAGGTATGGTGTGAGAATTCAACTTTCTAACTTGATACCTCCTTTAATTGCACTGCTGAATACTTCATTCAGTTTCTATACTGAACAGGTTATGCTGGAATAAATTATGATCAAGATGTTGGATGATTAAACCCGTTTAGGGCAACaatattttcattttattttgacGATTTTTTTTTCAGTGTCTACCAAGACACCTGATTGTTGACAAATGAGCAAATAATAAATAAACAATTTAATTGTAATATAAATCACATTTTTGGTTCAACTTCATCAGACAGAAATTCATTCATATAATCAGTAATTATACATATAATTTATAATGTAGCCTATTCATATTATATAATTGGAGCAATTCTTGGTTTTGCCCTGATTTTTGTCCCAGTTGAGGAAAAACCAACTATTCTTATTGCATTGTAGCCACAATAAAACTGCTTTTAATCTGGCTGGATGAAGTCTTAACCCTCACTTATACCAAGTTAGCTATTCTAAAAGTATCTTATATTGTTCATTAATTCACACTAAGTCAAATGCTCAGAATTCTCAGAATCCTTGATTAATAAACCAGGGGCAAACAGTTTGGGAATCTTCAAAGGAGAGCACAGTAAGAGGAGCTTAGCATGTTGGTTGAGCACTGAATGATCAGGTTCTAAATGTTATCTCTAGTGCACTTGTTTTGGAACATTTTCAGTTGTTTTCCATAGGAAGAAATGGTGTAGCAAATGGTACAGCTTAGAACAACATGTAGCTTCAAGAAATCATGGACTGTTCTCACATTGCTCCAATTTAAGTGGAATGCTTGCTCCAACTTCTAGGCTATGTCCTCTTCTTTTGTAGTGCATGTTTCCTTGACTCTGTTATCAGTGTGGCAGGAAGACTTGAGGCTCCTCTGGTGTTCGCCTGGGTGTCTAGGCCTCAGCTCTTGGCATAGCCCTTGTTTTCCTGAGGATCGAGGAACATTAAAAAAGGAATGCATAtgtagcacatggggatgtgtgaaacttactcctcagcctgaagtgtccccacttgTGCCAGCGAATAGCTTTTTCCGACTGGTAAGACACTTCAGGAGGGCGGTCACGTGTGCTAGCATGGCAGAGGCCCCGAGTTAGCGCCAGGTATGGGCTGAATCAGCAGCGTGGCAAGCAGCGTGACGTCCTTTACAGATAGTATCTACATTATTTCTCtgagaataaaaaaaaaaaaattcatatAGATATTTTAATAGTATAAATTCATGTTTTTAGAAAAAGCCATTTTTGGGGGTTGTATTTCCACTGTATTTGTATGTAAATGTTGAACTTGGTCAGATCATGTTGGTCAAATCCCTTATCGTTGATGATAAGGACTGTGGAGTAGATCTGTGGATAGGCTAAATTAGCTTATTCACTTGTCATAAAAGTCCCCGATAATGAAGTCACCTAAAGTTATTGGATAATCAGTCAaagtgtacactaccgttcaaaagtttggggtcacttagaaatgtccttatttctgggtggcgcagtggttaagggcgctgtactgcagcgccagctgtgccatcagagtccctgggttcgcgcccaggctctgttgtaaccggctgcgaccggaAGGTCTgtgaggcgacgcacaattggcctagcatcgcccgggttagggagggcttggtc
Above is a genomic segment from Oncorhynchus gorbuscha isolate QuinsamMale2020 ecotype Even-year linkage group LG10, OgorEven_v1.0, whole genome shotgun sequence containing:
- the LOC124045080 gene encoding ubiA prenyltransferase domain-containing protein 1-like; this translates as MAVGQKPSSTETIVLAGLNGHSETRHTGLNDTLQNHSADQRSSGRARVKRDMRYKCAAYVLALRPWSFSASLTPVALGSALAYKLEGSVDLVILMVCAVAVLVVHGAGNLVNTYYDFSKGIDHKKSDDRTLVDEILAPQDVVMFGALLYSLGCLCATLLYFLSTLRMEHLALIYFGGLSSSFLYTGGIGLKYVALGDVVILITFGPLAVMFAHAVQVGYLSVLPLVYAVPLALNTEAILHSNNTRDMDSDKQAGIVTLAILIGPTLSYILFNLLLFVPYVLFCILATHYTISMALPLLTLPMAFPLERQFRSQCYSKIPQMTAKLNLLMGLFYVFGIILAPQGSLPLL